In one window of Limnohabitans sp. MORI2 DNA:
- a CDS encoding bifunctional 3-phosphoshikimate 1-carboxyvinyltransferase/cytidylate kinase: MFSTAFIDLPPLAGAQGAVTLPGSKSISNRVLLLSALCEGTTVVHDLLDSDDTRVMLAALRQLGCGVNVQGSTVTITGLGGRAWPAEAIEFFMGNAGTAMRPLTAALAVHGGDFTLKGVPRMHERPIGDLVDALRELGCAIDYLGNDGFPPLRVRQPALKLDKPIPVRGDVSSQFLTALLMALPLAAQDRAITIEVVGELISKPYIEITLNLLARYGIAVERQGWERFVIPAGSRYQSPGSIHVEADASSASYFIALGAIAEGSGIRVNGVGADSIQGDIRFVEAAQLMGAKVTSGPNWLHIERGAWPLKGITLDCNHIPDAAMTLAVMALYADGPTTLTNIASWRVKETDRIVAMATECRKLGATVEEGPDWIKVYPLPNGAHTTASQGQWQAASIHTYDDHRVAMCFSLAAFNAAHLPVRIEDPKCVAKTFPDYFEALFSVAHARTADIPVICIDGPTASGKGTLASRVAQALGYHYLDSGALYRITAYAALKAGLSLDSHDEARIAEMARTLPVRFEGETVWLGDENVSDIIRTEEAGMNASKVSVLPAVRTALVDLQHSFQRLPGLLADGRDMGTVIFPHAPLKVFLTASAAQRAERRHKQLISKGISTTLDSLRADLEARDARDSSRSVAPLKPAQDAVSLDNSSLSIEASVDQVLNWWQAKQPF; the protein is encoded by the coding sequence ATGTTCTCCACCGCCTTCATCGATCTCCCCCCACTCGCTGGCGCACAAGGCGCTGTCACGCTGCCTGGCTCCAAAAGCATTTCCAACCGCGTGCTGTTGCTCTCCGCCTTGTGCGAAGGCACGACCGTGGTGCACGACCTGCTCGACTCGGACGACACCCGTGTGATGCTCGCCGCCTTGCGTCAACTCGGCTGCGGTGTGAACGTGCAAGGCAGCACCGTCACCATCACCGGTTTGGGCGGCCGCGCCTGGCCTGCAGAGGCGATTGAGTTTTTCATGGGCAACGCGGGCACGGCCATGCGCCCGCTTACCGCCGCCTTGGCGGTGCACGGCGGCGACTTCACGCTCAAAGGCGTGCCACGCATGCACGAGCGCCCCATTGGCGACTTGGTGGACGCGCTGCGCGAGCTGGGCTGCGCCATCGACTATTTAGGCAACGACGGCTTCCCGCCCCTGCGCGTGCGCCAGCCTGCGCTCAAGCTGGACAAGCCCATTCCCGTGCGCGGCGATGTGTCCAGCCAATTCCTCACCGCTTTATTGATGGCCCTGCCACTCGCCGCACAAGACCGCGCCATCACCATCGAGGTGGTGGGCGAGTTGATCAGCAAGCCCTACATCGAGATCACACTTAATCTGCTGGCCCGCTACGGCATTGCGGTGGAGCGCCAAGGGTGGGAGCGTTTTGTCATTCCCGCAGGCAGCCGCTACCAGTCACCCGGTAGCATTCACGTCGAAGCCGATGCGTCTTCGGCTAGCTACTTCATTGCTTTAGGAGCCATCGCCGAAGGCAGCGGTATCCGCGTCAACGGCGTTGGTGCGGACTCGATTCAAGGTGACATCCGCTTTGTCGAAGCTGCGCAACTGATGGGCGCCAAGGTCACCAGCGGCCCCAACTGGCTGCACATCGAGCGCGGGGCTTGGCCTTTGAAGGGCATCACGCTCGACTGCAACCACATCCCCGATGCCGCCATGACGCTGGCCGTGATGGCGCTGTACGCCGATGGCCCCACGACCCTCACCAACATCGCCAGCTGGCGTGTCAAAGAAACCGACCGCATCGTGGCCATGGCCACCGAATGCCGCAAGCTCGGTGCCACCGTGGAAGAAGGCCCAGACTGGATCAAGGTCTATCCCTTGCCCAATGGTGCGCACACCACCGCGTCACAAGGCCAGTGGCAAGCGGCCAGCATTCACACCTACGACGACCACCGCGTGGCCATGTGCTTCTCGTTGGCTGCCTTCAACGCCGCCCACTTGCCCGTGCGCATTGAAGACCCCAAGTGCGTGGCGAAAACTTTCCCCGACTATTTCGAAGCTTTGTTCTCGGTGGCGCACGCGCGCACGGCCGACATTCCCGTCATTTGCATCGATGGCCCCACGGCCTCAGGCAAAGGCACGCTGGCCAGCCGCGTCGCACAAGCTTTGGGCTACCACTACCTCGACTCGGGCGCGTTGTACCGCATCACCGCGTATGCCGCTTTGAAAGCGGGCTTGTCGCTCGACAGCCACGACGAAGCCCGCATTGCCGAGATGGCCCGCACCCTGCCCGTGCGCTTTGAAGGCGAAACCGTGTGGCTCGGCGACGAAAACGTGAGCGACATCATCCGCACCGAAGAAGCTGGCATGAATGCTTCTAAAGTGTCGGTTTTACCTGCCGTGCGTACCGCTTTGGTGGACTTACAGCACAGCTTTCAGCGCCTGCCAGGCCTGTTGGCCGATGGTCGCGACATGGGCACCGTCATCTTTCCCCATGCGCCATTGAAGGTGTTTTTGACTGCCAGCGCCGCGCAGCGTGCCGAACGCCGTCATAAGCAATTGATTTCAAAGGGAATTTCGACTACACTTGACAGTCTTCGCGCCGATTTAGAGGCCCGTGACGCTCGCGATTCATCGCGCAGCGTGGCACCTTTGAAACCGGCACAAGATGCTGTGTCACTGGACAACTCATCACTCTCGATTGAAGCCTCAGTCGATCAAGTGTTGAACTGGTGGCAAGCAAAGCAGCCCTTCTAA
- a CDS encoding prephenate dehydrogenase/arogenate dehydrogenase family protein, with amino-acid sequence MKFQRLALIGCGLMGGSFALALREAGLVQTIVGFSASNTTRQRAVELKVIDQACASVAEAVQGADLVLLAVPVGAMHSSFAAMRDVLQPNALLMDVGSTKCDVIAAAQATLGERLSCFVPAHPIAGKEVAGIEHAESQLYQERRTILTPLPKTGIHRLQAAHDVWAAIGSHVSTMTPEAHDATFAAVSHLPHMLAFAAVNAITSQAQGAAFLDMAGPGFRDFSRIAASDPAVWRDILSANHAEVLAQVAHFRAALDQFENALKQGDAAALQALIQQASATRAGWTLQAGNACRANDDT; translated from the coding sequence ATGAAATTCCAAAGGCTAGCCCTCATCGGCTGTGGCCTGATGGGCGGCTCGTTCGCGCTCGCCTTGCGCGAGGCTGGGCTGGTGCAAACCATCGTTGGTTTCAGCGCTTCCAACACAACGCGCCAACGCGCGGTTGAACTCAAAGTCATCGACCAAGCCTGTGCCAGCGTTGCCGAAGCTGTGCAAGGCGCTGACCTCGTCTTGCTCGCCGTACCTGTAGGCGCCATGCACAGCAGCTTTGCTGCGATGCGCGATGTGTTGCAACCCAACGCGTTGCTGATGGACGTGGGCTCCACCAAATGCGATGTGATTGCCGCTGCTCAAGCCACTTTGGGTGAACGCCTGAGCTGCTTTGTGCCTGCACACCCCATTGCCGGCAAAGAAGTGGCGGGCATCGAACATGCCGAAAGCCAGCTCTACCAAGAGCGTCGCACCATCCTCACGCCGCTGCCCAAAACTGGCATTCATCGCTTGCAAGCGGCCCATGATGTGTGGGCCGCCATTGGCAGCCACGTGAGCACCATGACACCCGAAGCGCACGACGCCACGTTTGCAGCCGTGAGCCATTTGCCACACATGCTGGCGTTTGCTGCCGTGAACGCCATCACCTCGCAAGCGCAAGGCGCAGCGTTTTTGGACATGGCAGGCCCGGGCTTTCGCGATTTTTCGCGCATTGCCGCCAGCGACCCTGCCGTGTGGCGCGACATTTTGAGCGCCAACCATGCTGAAGTGCTCGCACAAGTCGCGCACTTTCGCGCAGCACTTGACCAATTCGAAAACGCCTTGAAGCAAGGCGATGCCGCCGCGCTGCAAGCCCTCATCCAACAAGCCAGCGCCACACGCGCGGGCTGGACGCTGCAAGCAGGGAACGCCTGCCGTGCTAACGATGACACCTGA
- the pheA gene encoding prephenate dehydratase → MSQQPVQSEALAALRVQIDALDKQLLQLLNDRAKVAEQVGEIKRAEGSPFFRPDRVAQVIDKITQANPGPLKNEHVASIWREIMSACLALEAPQRVAVLGPQGTFCEQAAIEFFGSAANLIYCANFDEVFHATAAGTAQYGVVGMENSTEGVVARSLDLFLRSPVHVVGEVSLLVRHNLMRQINSDSDIEVVMAHPQALAQCQGWLSQHLPLAERRAVSSNAEGARLAATNPKWAALASERAASQFGLHIVHHAIQDEAYNRTRFAVISLPQTLATPPASGNDCTSLVVSVPNRPGAVHDLLVPLKNNGVSMTRFESRPAKSGQWEYYFYIDIAGHISQPHVAAALQELQGLCAFYKVLGSYPVSE, encoded by the coding sequence ATGAGCCAACAACCCGTTCAATCCGAAGCCCTTGCCGCGCTGCGCGTGCAGATCGATGCGCTCGACAAACAGTTGCTGCAGTTGCTCAACGACCGCGCCAAAGTGGCCGAACAAGTTGGCGAGATCAAACGCGCTGAAGGCTCGCCCTTTTTCCGCCCCGACCGCGTGGCGCAAGTGATCGACAAGATCACCCAAGCCAACCCAGGCCCGCTCAAGAACGAACACGTGGCCTCCATCTGGCGCGAAATCATGTCGGCTTGCTTGGCGCTTGAAGCGCCACAACGCGTGGCGGTGCTCGGGCCCCAAGGCACGTTTTGCGAACAAGCTGCGATTGAGTTTTTTGGCAGCGCGGCCAACCTGATTTACTGCGCCAACTTTGATGAGGTCTTCCACGCCACCGCTGCAGGCACGGCCCAATATGGCGTGGTCGGGATGGAAAACTCCACCGAAGGTGTGGTGGCTCGCTCACTCGATTTGTTCTTACGCTCGCCCGTGCATGTGGTGGGTGAAGTGAGCCTCTTGGTGCGTCACAACTTGATGCGTCAAATCAACTCAGACAGTGACATCGAAGTGGTGATGGCTCACCCACAAGCACTGGCGCAATGCCAAGGCTGGCTGAGCCAACACCTGCCGCTGGCAGAGCGACGTGCTGTGTCCAGCAATGCCGAAGGTGCACGCCTCGCTGCCACCAACCCCAAGTGGGCAGCCCTGGCCAGCGAGCGCGCAGCCAGCCAGTTTGGACTGCACATCGTGCACCACGCCATTCAAGACGAGGCCTACAACCGCACGCGCTTTGCCGTCATCAGCTTGCCGCAAACCTTGGCCACACCGCCTGCGTCTGGCAACGACTGCACCAGCCTCGTGGTGTCGGTGCCCAACCGTCCAGGTGCCGTGCATGACTTGTTGGTGCCACTCAAAAACAATGGCGTGTCCATGACCCGCTTCGAATCGCGCCCTGCCAAATCGGGCCAGTGGGAGTACTACTTCTACATCGACATCGCAGGCCACATCAGCCAGCCCCATGTGGCGGCCGCGCTGCAAGAGCTGCAAGGCTTGTGCGCCTTTTACAAAGTGTTGGGTTCTTACCCCGTTTCAGAATGA
- the serC gene encoding 3-phosphoserine/phosphohydroxythreonine transaminase encodes MTRPYNFSAGPAAMPLEVLQQAAAEMTDWHGSGMGVMEMSHRGKEFISIYEQAEADVRELLAVPANFKILFMQGGGLAENAIVPLNLSRGETVDVVVTGSWSEKSYKEAGKYCTSHLAASGAESHFTAIPAAAQWQLSANAQYVHLCTNETIHGVEFHTLPDLKALGSDAPLVIDFSSHVLSRSVDWSRVGVAFGGAQKNIGPAGVTLVIVREDLLGHALKACPSAFNYKTVADNGSMYNTPPTYSIYMAGLTFQWLKRQGGVAAMEQQNIAKAKLLYDFLDSSSFYSNKVAHDCRSRMNVPFFLADESRNDAFLTGAKAAGLLQLKGHKSVGGMRASIYNAMPIEGVQALVNYMQAFEKTQA; translated from the coding sequence ATGACGCGTCCGTATAACTTTTCTGCAGGCCCAGCGGCCATGCCGCTGGAGGTGTTGCAGCAAGCCGCCGCCGAGATGACCGATTGGCATGGCAGCGGCATGGGCGTGATGGAAATGAGCCATCGCGGCAAAGAGTTCATCAGCATCTACGAACAAGCCGAAGCCGATGTGCGTGAGCTGTTGGCTGTGCCCGCCAATTTCAAAATCTTGTTCATGCAAGGCGGTGGTTTGGCTGAAAACGCCATCGTGCCTTTGAACCTCTCACGCGGCGAAACCGTGGATGTGGTGGTCACCGGCAGCTGGAGTGAGAAGTCGTACAAAGAAGCTGGCAAATACTGCACCTCGCATTTGGCGGCCTCAGGCGCTGAAAGCCACTTCACCGCCATTCCAGCAGCTGCGCAATGGCAGCTGAGTGCAAACGCACAGTACGTACACCTCTGCACCAACGAAACCATTCACGGGGTGGAGTTTCACACCCTGCCCGACCTCAAAGCACTTGGCTCTGATGCACCCCTGGTGATTGACTTTTCGTCACACGTGCTCTCGCGCAGCGTCGACTGGTCACGAGTCGGCGTGGCCTTTGGCGGCGCACAAAAAAACATCGGCCCTGCAGGCGTGACCTTGGTCATCGTGCGCGAAGACTTGTTGGGCCACGCACTCAAGGCTTGCCCCAGCGCGTTCAACTACAAAACTGTGGCCGACAACGGCTCGATGTACAACACGCCGCCCACCTACAGCATCTACATGGCGGGCTTGACCTTCCAGTGGCTCAAACGCCAAGGTGGCGTGGCTGCGATGGAGCAACAAAACATCGCCAAAGCCAAGCTGCTGTACGACTTTTTGGACAGCTCTAGCTTTTACAGCAACAAGGTTGCGCACGACTGCCGCTCACGCATGAACGTGCCCTTCTTCTTGGCGGACGAATCACGTAACGATGCTTTCTTGACAGGTGCCAAAGCTGCAGGTTTGCTGCAACTCAAGGGCCACAAATCGGTCGGCGGCATGCGCGCCAGCATCTACAACGCCATGCCCATCGAAGGCGTGCAAGCGCTGGTGAACTACATGCAAGCGTTTGAAAAAACACAAGCCTAA
- the gyrA gene encoding DNA gyrase subunit A yields the protein MTQFAKETLPISLEEEMRRSYLDYAMSVIVGRALPDARDGLKPVHRRVLYAMHELNNDWNRPYKKSARIVGDVIGKYHPHGDSAVYDTIVRMAQDFSLRHMLVDGQGNFGSVDGDNAAAMRYTEIRLSKIAHEMLSDIDKETVDFGPNYDGSEKEPLVLPSRIPNLLVNGSSGIAVGMATNIPPHNLNEVVDACLHMLRNPEASVDDLMEIIPAPDFPTAGIIYGITGVKDAYRTGRGRVVMRAKCHFEDIDKGQRQAIIVDELPYQVNKKTLQERMAELVHEKKIEDISHIQDESDKSGMRLVIELKRGAVPEVVLNNLYKQTQLQDTFGVNMVALIDGQPKLCNLKDLIEVFLGHRREVVTRRTIFTLRKARERGHVLEGLAVALANIDEFIRIIRNAPTPPVAKAELMSKSWDSQLVREMLTRSRADGGVINADDYRPDGLEKEFGMGDNGLYRLSDTQAQEILQMRLQRLTGLEQDKIVNEYKDVMAEIDDLLDILAKPERVSTIIGDELTVVKNEFGQSKLGARRSEIEHSAQDLSTEDLITPTDMVVTLSHSGYIKSQPLSEYRSQKRGGRGKQAAVTKEDDWIDQLFIANTHDYLLCFSNRGRLYWLKVWEVPAGSRGSRGRPIVNMFPLQEGEKINVVLALTGEARTFPEDQFVFMATSMGTVKKTSLDEFNNPRKGGIIAVNLDEGDFLIGAALTDGKHDVMLFSDGGKAVRFDENDVRPLGRSARGVRGMMIEEGQSVIAMLVSEQEDPTAVADEGVARASVLTATENGYGKRTNISEYTRHGRGTKGMIAIQQSERNGKVVAATLVQAEDEIMLITDTGVLVRTRVAEIREMGRATQGVTLIGLDEGAKLSGLQRIVENDANATDSDSAEDNATGDEA from the coding sequence ATGACCCAGTTCGCCAAAGAAACCCTGCCCATCAGCCTAGAAGAGGAGATGCGTCGCAGCTACCTAGATTACGCCATGAGCGTGATTGTGGGCCGCGCCCTCCCCGATGCGCGTGACGGCTTAAAGCCAGTGCACCGCCGCGTGTTGTACGCGATGCACGAGCTCAACAACGACTGGAACCGTCCTTACAAGAAGTCAGCCCGTATCGTGGGTGACGTCATCGGTAAATACCACCCCCACGGCGACAGCGCGGTGTACGACACCATCGTGCGTATGGCCCAAGACTTCTCGCTGCGCCATATGTTGGTGGATGGCCAAGGCAACTTCGGCTCGGTCGACGGCGACAACGCTGCGGCGATGCGTTACACGGAAATCCGTTTATCCAAGATCGCTCACGAAATGTTGAGCGACATCGACAAAGAAACCGTTGATTTCGGCCCTAACTACGACGGCTCCGAAAAAGAGCCTCTGGTGCTGCCAAGCCGCATTCCTAATTTGTTGGTCAACGGCTCCTCAGGCATTGCCGTGGGTATGGCCACCAATATTCCACCCCACAACTTGAACGAAGTGGTGGACGCGTGCTTGCACATGCTGCGCAACCCAGAGGCGAGCGTGGACGATTTGATGGAAATCATCCCCGCGCCCGACTTCCCCACCGCCGGCATCATTTATGGCATCACCGGCGTCAAAGACGCTTACCGCACTGGCCGTGGCCGTGTGGTGATGCGCGCCAAGTGCCACTTTGAAGACATCGACAAAGGCCAGCGCCAAGCCATCATCGTGGACGAGCTGCCCTACCAAGTGAACAAAAAGACCTTGCAAGAACGCATGGCCGAGTTGGTTCACGAAAAGAAGATCGAAGACATCAGCCACATCCAAGACGAGTCCGACAAGTCGGGCATGCGCTTGGTGATTGAGCTCAAGCGCGGTGCCGTGCCTGAGGTGGTGTTGAACAACCTCTACAAACAAACTCAGCTGCAAGACACCTTTGGCGTCAACATGGTGGCCTTGATTGATGGCCAACCCAAGTTGTGTAACTTGAAGGACTTGATTGAAGTCTTCTTGGGTCACCGCCGCGAAGTGGTGACACGCCGCACCATCTTTACCCTGCGCAAAGCCCGCGAACGCGGCCATGTGCTCGAAGGTTTGGCCGTGGCTTTGGCCAATATCGACGAGTTCATTCGCATCATCCGCAACGCGCCCACGCCACCTGTGGCCAAGGCCGAGCTGATGAGCAAATCATGGGACAGCCAGCTGGTGCGCGAAATGCTCACCCGCAGCCGCGCTGACGGTGGCGTGATCAACGCGGACGATTACCGCCCCGATGGTCTGGAAAAAGAATTTGGCATGGGCGACAACGGTCTGTACCGCTTGAGCGACACCCAAGCCCAAGAAATTTTGCAAATGCGTCTGCAACGCTTGACGGGTCTGGAACAAGACAAGATCGTCAACGAATACAAGGACGTGATGGCCGAAATCGACGACTTGCTCGACATCTTGGCAAAGCCCGAGCGCGTGTCCACCATCATTGGTGATGAGCTGACTGTGGTGAAAAACGAATTCGGCCAAAGCAAGCTCGGCGCACGCCGCAGCGAGATTGAGCACAGCGCGCAAGACCTGAGCACCGAAGACTTGATCACCCCCACCGACATGGTGGTCACGCTCAGCCACAGCGGCTACATCAAGAGCCAACCTTTGTCTGAGTACCGCTCGCAAAAGCGTGGCGGTCGTGGCAAGCAAGCCGCCGTTACCAAAGAAGACGATTGGATTGACCAACTCTTCATCGCCAACACGCACGACTATTTGCTGTGCTTCTCCAACCGTGGCCGTTTGTACTGGCTCAAGGTTTGGGAAGTGCCTGCGGGTTCACGCGGTTCACGCGGTCGCCCGATCGTCAACATGTTCCCGCTGCAAGAAGGCGAAAAAATCAACGTCGTCTTGGCCCTCACCGGCGAAGCACGCACCTTCCCTGAAGACCAATTTGTGTTCATGGCCACCTCCATGGGCACGGTCAAGAAGACATCGCTTGACGAATTCAATAACCCGCGCAAAGGCGGCATCATTGCCGTCAACTTGGACGAAGGCGACTTTTTGATTGGCGCGGCCTTGACCGACGGCAAACACGATGTGATGCTCTTTAGCGACGGCGGCAAAGCCGTGCGCTTTGACGAAAACGATGTGCGCCCCTTGGGCCGCAGCGCCCGCGGTGTACGCGGCATGATGATTGAAGAAGGCCAAAGCGTCATCGCCATGCTGGTGTCTGAACAAGAAGATCCAACGGCTGTTGCCGACGAAGGCGTGGCTCGCGCCAGCGTGCTCACTGCCACCGAAAACGGCTACGGCAAACGCACCAACATCAGCGAATACACCCGCCACGGCCGTGGCACCAAAGGCATGATTGCCATCCAGCAATCCGAACGCAACGGCAAAGTTGTGGCGGCCACCTTGGTGCAAGCCGAAGACGAAATCATGCTCATCACCGACACCGGCGTGTTGGTGCGCACCCGCGTGGCTGAAATCCGCGAAATGGGCCGCGCCACACAAGGCGTGACCCTGATTGGTTTGGATGAAGGCGCTAAGTTGTCCGGCTTGCAACGCATCGTCGAAAACGACGCCAACGCGACCGACAGCGACAGCGCAGAAGACAACGCCACAGGCGACGAGGCTTGA
- the ompA gene encoding outer membrane protein OmpA: protein MKNLKNLAAFVATAALATAAMAQNIDNWRNASGDVWKNASGDCWRDANWTPATAAPGCGPAVAAPAAAPAAPVAAASKVTYAADAFFDFDKSVVKPAGKAKLDDLVAKVKGINLEVIIAVGHTDSIGSDAYNQKLSVRRAEAVKAYLVSKGIEKNRIYTEGKGEKQPVADNKTKEGRAKNRRVEIEVVGTRKN from the coding sequence ATGAAAAACTTGAAGAACTTGGCAGCTTTTGTTGCTACCGCTGCTTTGGCAACTGCTGCTATGGCTCAAAACATCGACAACTGGCGCAACGCTTCTGGCGATGTCTGGAAGAACGCTTCTGGCGACTGCTGGCGCGATGCCAACTGGACACCCGCTACTGCAGCCCCTGGTTGCGGTCCTGCTGTCGCTGCGCCTGCTGCTGCTCCCGCTGCTCCAGTGGCTGCTGCTTCTAAAGTGACATACGCTGCTGACGCTTTCTTTGACTTCGACAAGTCTGTGGTCAAGCCAGCTGGCAAGGCTAAGTTGGACGACTTGGTTGCTAAAGTCAAAGGCATCAACCTCGAAGTGATCATCGCTGTGGGTCACACTGACTCTATCGGCTCTGATGCTTACAACCAAAAATTGTCAGTGCGTCGCGCTGAAGCTGTGAAGGCTTACTTGGTGTCCAAAGGCATCGAGAAAAACCGCATCTACACAGAAGGCAAGGGCGAGAAGCAACCTGTTGCTGACAACAAGACCAAAGAAGGCCGTGCTAAGAACCGCCGCGTTGAGATCGAAGTTGTGGGTACCCGCAAGAACTGA
- the ubiG gene encoding bifunctional 2-polyprenyl-6-hydroxyphenol methylase/3-demethylubiquinol 3-O-methyltransferase UbiG: protein MQNTATHTNVDQAELAKFSDLAHRWWDPESEFRPLHQINPLRLDWINGIAPLSGKKVLDVGCGGGILTDAMARAGAQALGIDLATKSLKVAQLHALEAQTPNVQYREVSVEALAAEQPASFDVVTCMEMLEHVPDPSSIVRACAQLVKPGGHVFFSTLNRNAKSFLFAIVGAEYVLNMLPRGTHEYAKFIRPSELARDCREAGLEWQHTRGMEYNPLTRRYWLSADTSVNYMVATQRPL, encoded by the coding sequence ATGCAAAATACCGCCACACACACGAACGTTGATCAGGCCGAGTTGGCCAAATTCTCAGACCTCGCCCATCGCTGGTGGGACCCCGAGAGCGAATTTCGTCCGTTGCACCAAATCAACCCCTTGCGCTTAGATTGGATCAATGGCATTGCACCTTTGAGCGGCAAAAAGGTGTTGGATGTTGGATGCGGTGGCGGCATCTTGACCGATGCCATGGCCCGTGCCGGTGCACAGGCCTTGGGTATTGATTTGGCTACCAAATCGCTCAAAGTGGCGCAGTTACATGCGCTAGAGGCGCAGACCCCTAACGTGCAATACCGCGAAGTGTCGGTGGAAGCTTTGGCTGCCGAACAACCTGCTAGTTTTGATGTGGTCACCTGCATGGAAATGTTGGAGCATGTGCCAGACCCATCCTCCATCGTGCGTGCCTGTGCGCAGTTGGTTAAGCCCGGTGGTCACGTGTTTTTTTCTACCCTCAACCGCAATGCCAAGTCGTTTTTGTTTGCCATCGTTGGTGCCGAGTATGTGTTGAACATGTTGCCGCGCGGCACACACGAATACGCCAAATTCATTCGCCCCAGCGAGCTGGCACGCGACTGCCGTGAAGCTGGCTTAGAGTGGCAACACACCCGAGGCATGGAATACAACCCACTGACTCGCCGCTATTGGCTGAGCGCTGACACCAGCGTCAACTACATGGTGGCCACGCAAAGGCCCCTGTGA
- the gph gene encoding phosphoglycolate phosphatase (PGP is an essential enzyme in the glycolate salvage pathway in higher organisms (photorespiration in plants). Phosphoglycolate results from the oxidase activity of RubisCO in the Calvin cycle when concentrations of carbon dioxide are low relative to oxygen. This enzyme is a member of the Haloacid Dehalogenase (HAD) superfamily of aspartate-nucleophile hydrolase enzymes (PF00702).), producing the protein MLKNIRAVLFDLDGTLIDSAPDLGAAADKMRTDRGMPSLPYELYRPLAGAGARGMLRVAFDMTPEHQDFMAMREEFFANYEAAMTVRTYVFDGVPDLIEHIQLRQMPWGVVTNKMARFTDPLTAAMPLFASASAIVSGDTTPHAKPHPEPLLEAARRLELPPQVCLYVGDDERDIAAGRAAGMPTVAATYGYLGEKTDVSSWGADLHIDSPNKLLQLLAEA; encoded by the coding sequence ATGCTGAAAAATATCAGAGCTGTGCTGTTTGACTTGGACGGCACCTTGATTGACAGTGCGCCAGACCTTGGCGCGGCGGCTGACAAGATGCGTACCGATCGTGGCATGCCCTCGCTGCCTTATGAGCTGTATCGCCCCTTGGCCGGAGCGGGTGCTCGCGGCATGCTGCGTGTGGCATTTGATATGACGCCTGAACACCAAGACTTCATGGCCATGCGCGAAGAATTCTTTGCCAACTACGAAGCAGCCATGACCGTGCGTACGTATGTGTTTGATGGCGTGCCAGACCTGATTGAGCACATCCAACTGCGCCAAATGCCCTGGGGTGTGGTGACCAACAAAATGGCCCGGTTCACCGATCCACTCACCGCCGCCATGCCCTTGTTTGCCAGTGCGAGCGCCATTGTGAGCGGTGACACCACGCCCCATGCCAAGCCTCACCCTGAGCCCTTGCTTGAGGCAGCCCGTCGTCTAGAGCTGCCGCCACAAGTGTGCTTGTATGTGGGTGACGATGAGCGCGACATTGCCGCAGGCCGCGCCGCCGGTATGCCTACGGTGGCCGCCACCTATGGCTACTTGGGTGAAAAAACCGATGTCAGCAGCTGGGGCGCAGATTTACACATAGATTCTCCAAATAAACTCTTGCAATTGCTGGCAGAGGCCTAA